One genomic region from Bactrocera tryoni isolate S06 chromosome 3, CSIRO_BtryS06_freeze2, whole genome shotgun sequence encodes:
- the LOC120772455 gene encoding cytochrome P450 6g1-like isoform X2, which yields MLSADTACLLVTLLALAYVWCRYTYGFWKRNKIPYMTPLPLIGNMEVLFTMSNSFYLYLSDIYKDARMSKAAAVGIYILNRPALVLREPELIKHVLIKEFPKFANRSGGCDPHDDPLGSNNLFLIRNPQWKDLRTKITPIFTTGKIKQMYPLMTEIGTELEAHLNSYAKNDDAFVTEIKEVCALFTTDMIATIAYGVKANSLANPNGEFRSQGRKLLTFTLSRAKDFFVIFFFPKWASTFRAKFFTTEFSAFLRGTIGHVMALREESKATRNDLIDVLLSLKEEAVAKGEYNAHLQDILTAQAAVFFSAGFETSSSTMTFALYELSKRLDLQERLRNEICEAFVAEQGTMSYETINNLPYLSMVVDEVLRLYPVLPFLDREYLPKEGEKQFDLKPYYDYTIPVGMPVYIPIFAIQRDPEFWPNPNTFDPERFNAENKKTHKPMSYLPFGSGPRNCIGGRIGLLQSKVGLVHILKNHYVTTCEKTPSEITFDPLAIVLSYKKGIYLKLVNDKRYERLAKQ from the exons ATGCTGTCGGCAGATACTGCTTGCCTATTGGTGACCCTTTTGGCGCTCGCCTACGTTTGGTGTCGCTACACATATGGCTTCTGGAAACGCAATAAGATTCCCTATATGACGCCACTACCACTGATTGGCAATATGGAAGTTTTGTTTACAATGAGCAATAGTTTCTATCTATATCTATCGGACATATATAAAGACGCTAGAATGTCAAAGGCTGCGGCAGTCGGCATTTACATACTCAATCGGCCAGCGTTAGTGTTACGTGAACCGGAACTTATTAAACATGTGCTAATCAAGGAATTCCCGAAGTTCGCCAATCGGTCAGGTGGCTGTGATCCACATGATGATCCCTTGGGCTCGAATAATCTATTTCTCATACGTAATCCACAATGGAAGGATTTGAGAACGAAAATAACGCCGATTTTCACAACGGGAAAGATCAAACAAATGTATCCACTAATGACTGAG ATCGGCACGGAGTTGGAAGCCCATTTAAATTCGTATGCGAAGAATGACGACGCCTTCGTAACTGAAATTAAAGAGGTGTGTGCGCTCTTCACCACCGACATGATTGCCACCATCGCTTATGGTGTGAAAGCCAACAGTCTTGCCAATCCCAATGGCGAATTTCGCTCGCAAGGACGAAAACTGTTAACCTTTACACTCAGCCGCGCTAAGGActtctttgtaatttttttctttccaaagTGGGCCTCTACATTTCGTGCTAAATTTTTTACAACGGAGTTCAGCGCATTTTTACGTGGCACCATCGGTCATGTTATGGCATTAAGAGAGGAGAGTAAAGCGACGCGTAACGATTTGATCGATGTGTTGCTGAGCCTCAAAGAAGAGGCAGTTGCGAAGGGCGAATATAATGCCCATCTACAGGATATTTTGACAGCACAAGCTGCTGTATTTTTCTCAGCTGGTTTTGAGACGTCATCTTCGACGATGACATTTGCGTTATACGAATTATCCAAACGACTCGACTTACAAGAACGTCTGCGCAATGAGATCTGTGAAGCTTTCGTAGCTGAACAAGGTACAATGTCATATGAAACTATCAATAATCTACCATATCTGAGTATGGTAGTCGACGAAGTGTTGCGTTTATATCCAGTACTACCTTTTCTCGATCGTGAATATCTGCCGAAGGAGGGGGAAAAGCAATTCGATCTTAAACCATATTACGATTACACAATACCTGTCGGTATGCCTGTTTATATACCAATATTCGCCATACAACGTGATCCCGAG ttTTGGCCCAACCCGAACACCTTCGATCCTGAACGCTTCAACGCCGAAAATAAGAAAACCCATAAGCCTATGTCCTACCTTCCCTTCGGTAGTGGACCACGTAACTGTATTGGTGGTCGCATCGGTTTGTTGCAGTCCAAAGTCGGTTTGGTGCATATTTTGAAGAATCATTATGTGACCACATGTGAGAAGACACCGTCGGAAATCACTTTCGATCCACTGGCCATagttttaagttataaaaaagGCATTTACTTGAAATTGGTCAATGACAAACGATATGAGCGCCTGGCGAAGCAGTAA
- the LOC120772455 gene encoding cytochrome P450 6g1-like isoform X1: MSIQHCFSSYILKSLLQFYRHRIKAQTCGTRKLSNAVEARYKASTEIYIAFINNINNKGCIMLSADTACLLVTLLALAYVWCRYTYGFWKRNKIPYMTPLPLIGNMEVLFTMSNSFYLYLSDIYKDARMSKAAAVGIYILNRPALVLREPELIKHVLIKEFPKFANRSGGCDPHDDPLGSNNLFLIRNPQWKDLRTKITPIFTTGKIKQMYPLMTEIGTELEAHLNSYAKNDDAFVTEIKEVCALFTTDMIATIAYGVKANSLANPNGEFRSQGRKLLTFTLSRAKDFFVIFFFPKWASTFRAKFFTTEFSAFLRGTIGHVMALREESKATRNDLIDVLLSLKEEAVAKGEYNAHLQDILTAQAAVFFSAGFETSSSTMTFALYELSKRLDLQERLRNEICEAFVAEQGTMSYETINNLPYLSMVVDEVLRLYPVLPFLDREYLPKEGEKQFDLKPYYDYTIPVGMPVYIPIFAIQRDPEFWPNPNTFDPERFNAENKKTHKPMSYLPFGSGPRNCIGGRIGLLQSKVGLVHILKNHYVTTCEKTPSEITFDPLAIVLSYKKGIYLKLVNDKRYERLAKQ, translated from the exons ATGAGTATTCAACACTGTTTTAGTTcgtatattttaaaatcattattgCAATTTTACCGGCACAGAATAAAAGCGCAAACCTGTGGAACTCGTAAACTTAGTAATGCGGTGGAAGCGCGTTACAAAGCCTCGACAGAAATTTACATcgcatttataaataatattaataataaag GGTGTATAATGCTGTCGGCAGATACTGCTTGCCTATTGGTGACCCTTTTGGCGCTCGCCTACGTTTGGTGTCGCTACACATATGGCTTCTGGAAACGCAATAAGATTCCCTATATGACGCCACTACCACTGATTGGCAATATGGAAGTTTTGTTTACAATGAGCAATAGTTTCTATCTATATCTATCGGACATATATAAAGACGCTAGAATGTCAAAGGCTGCGGCAGTCGGCATTTACATACTCAATCGGCCAGCGTTAGTGTTACGTGAACCGGAACTTATTAAACATGTGCTAATCAAGGAATTCCCGAAGTTCGCCAATCGGTCAGGTGGCTGTGATCCACATGATGATCCCTTGGGCTCGAATAATCTATTTCTCATACGTAATCCACAATGGAAGGATTTGAGAACGAAAATAACGCCGATTTTCACAACGGGAAAGATCAAACAAATGTATCCACTAATGACTGAG ATCGGCACGGAGTTGGAAGCCCATTTAAATTCGTATGCGAAGAATGACGACGCCTTCGTAACTGAAATTAAAGAGGTGTGTGCGCTCTTCACCACCGACATGATTGCCACCATCGCTTATGGTGTGAAAGCCAACAGTCTTGCCAATCCCAATGGCGAATTTCGCTCGCAAGGACGAAAACTGTTAACCTTTACACTCAGCCGCGCTAAGGActtctttgtaatttttttctttccaaagTGGGCCTCTACATTTCGTGCTAAATTTTTTACAACGGAGTTCAGCGCATTTTTACGTGGCACCATCGGTCATGTTATGGCATTAAGAGAGGAGAGTAAAGCGACGCGTAACGATTTGATCGATGTGTTGCTGAGCCTCAAAGAAGAGGCAGTTGCGAAGGGCGAATATAATGCCCATCTACAGGATATTTTGACAGCACAAGCTGCTGTATTTTTCTCAGCTGGTTTTGAGACGTCATCTTCGACGATGACATTTGCGTTATACGAATTATCCAAACGACTCGACTTACAAGAACGTCTGCGCAATGAGATCTGTGAAGCTTTCGTAGCTGAACAAGGTACAATGTCATATGAAACTATCAATAATCTACCATATCTGAGTATGGTAGTCGACGAAGTGTTGCGTTTATATCCAGTACTACCTTTTCTCGATCGTGAATATCTGCCGAAGGAGGGGGAAAAGCAATTCGATCTTAAACCATATTACGATTACACAATACCTGTCGGTATGCCTGTTTATATACCAATATTCGCCATACAACGTGATCCCGAG ttTTGGCCCAACCCGAACACCTTCGATCCTGAACGCTTCAACGCCGAAAATAAGAAAACCCATAAGCCTATGTCCTACCTTCCCTTCGGTAGTGGACCACGTAACTGTATTGGTGGTCGCATCGGTTTGTTGCAGTCCAAAGTCGGTTTGGTGCATATTTTGAAGAATCATTATGTGACCACATGTGAGAAGACACCGTCGGAAATCACTTTCGATCCACTGGCCATagttttaagttataaaaaagGCATTTACTTGAAATTGGTCAATGACAAACGATATGAGCGCCTGGCGAAGCAGTAA